A region of Solibacillus isronensis DNA encodes the following proteins:
- the mtaB gene encoding tRNA (N(6)-L-threonylcarbamoyladenosine(37)-C(2))-methylthiotransferase MtaB codes for MSYERTKTVSLHTLGCKVNHYETEAIWQLFKEQGYERTEFDHQADVYVINTCTVTNTGDKKSRQVIRRAIRQNPDAVICVTGCYAQTSPAEIMAIPGVDIVVGTQDREKMLGYIDQYRNERQPINAVRNIMKNRVYEELDVPAFTDRTRASLKIQEGCNNFCTFCIIPWARGLMRSRDPEEVIRQAQQLVDAGYLEIVLTGIHTGGYGQDFKDYNLAQLLRDLEAQVKGLKRLRISSIEASQLTDEVIEVLQNSEIVVNHLHIPIQSGSDTVLKRMRRKYTMEFFAERLEKLKIALPDLAVTSDVIVGFPGETEEEFMETYNFIRDHKFSELHVFPYSQRTGTPAARMEDQIDEEIKNERVHRLIALNDQLAKEYASRFEGEVLEVIPEERFKDGDNENLYVGYTTNYLKVIFEGTEEMVGQLVKVKITKAGYPYNEGQFVRVLEGQAI; via the coding sequence ATGAGCTACGAACGTACGAAAACCGTATCTCTACATACATTAGGGTGTAAAGTAAACCACTATGAAACAGAAGCAATTTGGCAGCTATTTAAAGAGCAAGGATACGAGCGTACTGAGTTCGATCATCAAGCGGATGTTTATGTTATTAATACTTGTACAGTAACGAACACAGGTGATAAAAAATCACGCCAAGTGATTCGCCGTGCTATCCGTCAAAATCCGGATGCGGTTATTTGTGTAACGGGCTGTTATGCACAAACATCACCGGCTGAAATTATGGCAATTCCAGGTGTAGATATCGTTGTTGGTACTCAGGACCGCGAGAAAATGCTTGGATATATCGATCAATACCGCAATGAGCGCCAGCCGATCAATGCGGTACGTAACATTATGAAAAACCGTGTTTATGAAGAATTGGATGTACCGGCATTTACAGACCGTACTCGTGCCTCATTGAAAATTCAGGAAGGCTGTAATAACTTCTGTACGTTCTGTATCATTCCTTGGGCGCGCGGCTTAATGCGTTCACGTGATCCGGAAGAAGTTATTCGTCAGGCTCAGCAACTTGTTGATGCGGGTTATTTGGAAATCGTCCTAACAGGTATTCACACAGGCGGATACGGACAAGACTTCAAAGACTATAACTTAGCGCAGCTGTTACGTGACTTGGAAGCGCAGGTTAAAGGCTTGAAACGTTTACGTATTTCTTCAATCGAAGCATCTCAATTAACAGATGAAGTGATTGAAGTACTGCAAAACTCTGAAATTGTAGTAAACCACTTACACATTCCGATTCAATCGGGTTCAGATACGGTTTTAAAACGTATGCGTCGTAAATATACGATGGAGTTTTTCGCAGAGCGTCTGGAAAAGCTGAAAATCGCTTTACCTGACTTGGCGGTAACTTCTGACGTAATTGTAGGTTTCCCGGGTGAAACGGAAGAAGAGTTTATGGAAACATACAACTTTATCCGCGACCACAAATTCTCTGAGCTTCATGTATTCCCGTACTCTCAACGTACAGGTACACCTGCAGCGAGAATGGAAGATCAAATTGATGAAGAAATTAAAAATGAACGCGTTCACCGTCTAATTGCACTGAATGATCAGCTTGCAAAAGAATATGCTTCCCGTTTTGAAGGAGAAGTACTGGAAGTTATTCCAGAAGAACGCTTTAAGGATGGCGACAATGAAAACCTATATGTCGGCTATACTACGAACTACTTGAAAGTAATTTTTGAAGGTACAGAAGAAATGGTCGGCCAACTTGTAAAAGTTAAAATTACGAAAGCAGGTTATCCTTACAACGAAGGACAATTCGTTCGCGTATTGGAAGGTCAGGCAATTTAA
- a CDS encoding adenylate cyclase → MKKIWMFAAILFILYGCTEKKEEPTVESESAMVEVNIPTEVARHYGSLNIEYKASDVYKTIQPNGVVSLEMNKQQLTEIAQQTEQFLEQYKVTSEKSTEDGITHIDANENYSNWKIVLSDDSLLGQEAFDLAQEHLIKNILTYQLVHRHDPELNIQYVTDAGEPLDRKIIRTKFAYSDE, encoded by the coding sequence ATGAAGAAAATATGGATGTTTGCTGCAATTCTATTTATTTTATATGGTTGCACGGAGAAAAAAGAAGAACCAACAGTAGAAAGTGAATCGGCAATGGTGGAAGTCAATATCCCTACAGAAGTAGCTAGACATTACGGCTCGCTTAATATCGAGTACAAAGCATCGGATGTATATAAAACAATTCAGCCAAATGGTGTCGTTTCTTTGGAAATGAACAAGCAACAGCTAACTGAAATTGCGCAACAAACAGAACAATTCCTGGAGCAGTACAAAGTAACGAGTGAGAAAAGTACAGAAGATGGAATTACGCATATCGATGCAAATGAAAACTATTCGAATTGGAAAATTGTGTTATCGGACGATTCTCTTTTAGGACAAGAAGCGTTTGATTTGGCACAGGAGCATTTAATTAAAAATATTTTAACGTACCAGTTAGTCCATCGTCATGACCCTGAGTTAAATATTCAGTATGTCACAGATGCCGGTGAACCTTTGGACAGAAAAATTATTCGTACAAAATTCGCCTATTCAGACGAATAA
- the deoC gene encoding deoxyribose-phosphate aldolase yields the protein MTQNYAVMIDHTLLKAESTKDQVEKICAEAKQYGFASVCVNPTWVKFSAEQLAGTDVKVCTVIGFPLGATTSAVKAFETKDAIANGAGEIDMVINIGALKDGNYDLVRDDIKAVVDAANGTLVKVIIETCLLTDEEKVKACELSVEAGADFVKTSTGFSTGGATAEDIALMRKTVGPDLGVKASGGVRSLEDMQRMIENGATRIGASSGVAIMNGLKSDSNY from the coding sequence ATGACTCAAAATTATGCAGTAATGATTGATCATACTTTATTAAAAGCTGAATCTACAAAAGATCAAGTAGAAAAAATTTGTGCAGAAGCGAAGCAATACGGATTTGCTTCAGTATGTGTAAACCCTACATGGGTGAAGTTCAGTGCAGAGCAATTGGCTGGTACAGACGTAAAAGTATGTACAGTAATCGGCTTCCCGTTAGGTGCTACAACATCTGCCGTAAAAGCATTCGAAACAAAAGACGCGATTGCAAACGGTGCCGGCGAAATTGATATGGTGATTAATATTGGTGCTCTAAAAGACGGTAATTACGATTTAGTTCGTGATGACATCAAGGCAGTAGTAGATGCTGCAAATGGTACATTAGTTAAAGTAATTATTGAAACTTGCCTGTTAACGGATGAAGAAAAAGTAAAAGCTTGTGAACTTTCTGTTGAAGCAGGTGCAGATTTCGTTAAAACTTCTACTGGATTTTCGACAGGCGGAGCGACAGCGGAAGATATCGCATTAATGCGTAAAACAGTCGGTCCTGATCTTGGCGTAAAAGCTTCTGGCGGTGTTCGTAGCTTAGAAGATATGCAACGTATGATCGAAAATGGCGCTACTCGAATTGGTGCTTCTTCAGGTGTTGCTATCATGAATGGTCTAAAATCAGATTCTAATTACTAA
- the rpsU gene encoding 30S ribosomal protein S21 — translation MSKTVVRKNESLEDALRRFKRTVSKSGTIQEVRKREFYEKPSVKRKKKSEAARKRKW, via the coding sequence ATGTCAAAAACTGTCGTTCGCAAAAACGAATCGCTTGAAGATGCTCTTCGTCGCTTCAAACGTACTGTATCAAAATCAGGTACAATTCAGGAAGTTAGAAAGCGCGAGTTCTACGAAAAACCTAGCGTTAAACGTAAAAAGAAATCAGAAGCTGCACGTAAACGTAAGTGGTAA
- a CDS encoding NfeD family protein, translating to MRRTKGISWIFLMVMSFVLMFPSLTAFADGKVYEISINNEIEKGLVEHLKRGFDEAKSNNAEAIILNMHTPGGFVTAASEIGKLMDEIDIPIIAFINSDALSAGAYIALHADEIYMTPNATMGAAAVIDSSGNTAGEKAESDWLAKMTSAAENSGRNSKYARAMVRNDYDLPELRAPKGKLLTLTAKDAEKVKYSEGTVASITELLKITNLDGSDVVKIEQTFAEKLARFITNPIIVPILLSIASIGLVVELYSPGFGVAGTMGLASLGMFFFGHTIAGFAGYETVIIFVIGLILLIAELFVPGGIIGIIGGALMIGSLLFAGESFVHMAYSILIAMIIAGIGMVILMKFFGKKLHMFNRLVLRDATTTEEGYVSNKNRIELIGKTGQAITPLRPSGTVIVDQDRLDVVTQGGYIDAGKTVEVVKVEGSRIVVREFIGRGGE from the coding sequence TTGAGACGAACGAAAGGGATTAGTTGGATTTTTCTGATGGTCATGTCATTCGTATTAATGTTTCCTTCTTTAACGGCATTTGCAGATGGTAAAGTGTATGAAATATCCATCAATAATGAAATTGAAAAAGGTTTGGTGGAGCATCTAAAGCGTGGATTCGATGAAGCGAAAAGCAATAATGCAGAAGCGATTATTTTAAATATGCATACACCGGGCGGATTTGTTACTGCTGCTTCGGAAATCGGCAAGCTGATGGATGAGATTGATATACCGATTATTGCATTCATCAATTCGGATGCGCTGTCTGCTGGTGCATACATCGCTTTACATGCAGATGAAATTTATATGACACCGAATGCAACAATGGGTGCTGCGGCGGTCATCGATTCTTCCGGTAACACAGCAGGAGAAAAGGCGGAAAGTGACTGGCTTGCTAAAATGACATCTGCAGCAGAAAACTCCGGCAGGAATTCTAAGTATGCGCGGGCAATGGTCAGAAACGATTATGATCTGCCTGAGCTAAGAGCCCCGAAAGGAAAGCTCCTAACACTAACTGCGAAAGATGCGGAAAAAGTTAAGTACTCGGAAGGCACTGTTGCTTCGATAACGGAACTGCTGAAAATTACCAACCTTGACGGCAGTGATGTAGTAAAAATTGAGCAAACATTTGCTGAAAAGCTGGCGCGATTTATTACAAATCCGATTATCGTTCCGATTTTACTGTCGATTGCAAGTATCGGATTGGTTGTTGAGCTGTATTCACCAGGCTTTGGTGTTGCAGGGACAATGGGGCTTGCTTCGTTAGGTATGTTCTTCTTTGGACATACGATTGCAGGTTTTGCCGGATATGAAACAGTCATCATTTTTGTAATCGGACTTATTTTACTCATTGCCGAGCTATTTGTACCAGGTGGCATAATAGGTATTATCGGCGGAGCATTAATGATTGGAAGTTTGCTTTTTGCAGGGGAAAGCTTTGTTCATATGGCTTATTCGATTTTAATTGCAATGATAATTGCGGGTATAGGAATGGTGATACTTATGAAATTCTTCGGGAAAAAGTTGCATATGTTCAACCGTCTCGTGCTGAGAGATGCAACGACGACGGAAGAAGGCTATGTTTCAAACAAAAACCGAATTGAATTAATAGGCAAAACAGGGCAGGCTATTACGCCGTTGCGACCATCGGGGACTGTTATTGTTGATCAGGACCGTCTGGATGTTGTAACACAAGGCGGCTATATTGATGCTGGTAAAACAGTTGAAGTAGTCAAAGTAGAAGGCTCTCGTATTGTCGTAAGAGAATTTATTGGAAGAGGTGGAGAATAA
- the floA gene encoding flotillin-like protein FloA (flotillin-like protein involved in membrane lipid rafts) has protein sequence MNMLADAGTITLIVGLVIAFIILAVFFTFVPVALWISALAAGVRVSIFTLVGMRLRRVIPSRIVNPLIKAHKAGLEVSINQLESHYLAGGNVDRVVNALIAAHRANIELTFERAAAIDLAGRDVLEAVQMSVNPKVIETPFIAGVAMNGIEVKAKARITVRANLDRLVGGAGEETIVARVGEGIVSTLGSSESHSKVLENPDLISQTVLSKGLDSGTAFEILSIDIADVDIGKNIGAELQIEQAQADKNIAQAKAEERRAMAVASEQEMIAKVQEMKAKVVEAEAEVPMALAEALRSGNFGIMDYMNYKNIQADTSMRDSISKVSNDDNNKDPKNK, from the coding sequence ATGAATATGTTGGCAGATGCAGGAACAATTACATTAATTGTCGGATTAGTCATTGCATTTATTATCCTGGCAGTATTTTTCACATTTGTTCCGGTTGCACTATGGATTAGTGCACTAGCAGCAGGTGTAAGAGTAAGTATTTTCACATTAGTCGGAATGCGTTTACGTCGAGTAATTCCGTCACGTATCGTGAATCCGTTAATTAAGGCTCATAAAGCCGGTTTAGAAGTATCAATTAACCAATTGGAATCACACTATTTAGCAGGTGGTAACGTAGACCGCGTTGTCAACGCATTAATCGCGGCACACCGAGCAAATATCGAGTTAACATTCGAACGTGCAGCAGCAATCGATTTAGCTGGTCGTGACGTATTAGAAGCGGTACAAATGTCGGTTAACCCGAAAGTTATCGAAACACCATTTATTGCCGGTGTTGCGATGAACGGGATTGAAGTAAAAGCGAAAGCGCGTATTACAGTACGTGCAAACCTGGACCGCTTAGTCGGTGGTGCTGGTGAAGAAACAATCGTTGCCCGTGTAGGTGAAGGTATCGTATCGACACTAGGTTCTAGTGAATCACATTCAAAAGTACTGGAAAATCCGGACTTAATTTCTCAAACGGTTTTATCTAAAGGTTTAGACTCTGGTACAGCATTTGAAATTCTATCGATTGATATTGCGGACGTTGATATCGGTAAAAACATCGGTGCTGAGCTTCAAATCGAGCAAGCACAGGCTGATAAAAACATCGCTCAGGCTAAAGCCGAAGAGCGTCGTGCAATGGCCGTAGCAAGCGAGCAAGAGATGATTGCAAAAGTTCAGGAAATGAAAGCGAAAGTAGTAGAAGCAGAGGCAGAAGTTCCAATGGCTCTTGCAGAAGCGCTACGTTCTGGCAACTTCGGTATTATGGATTACATGAACTACAAAAATATTCAGGCGGATACATCAATGCGTGATTCGATCTCAAAAGTTTCGAATGACGACAACAACAAAGATCCGAAAAACAAATAA
- a CDS encoding sporulation protein YqfD, with amino-acid sequence MSKSYKKLITIKLKQSKEASTFIMLLKEHKIRVFHLTFKQSEITFQVAHSNLSLLRKLRKKAKVKITIRYSEPERILQKDMVTYIGIIMLIILPIILSRFVWQVEVDAATIELEDEVALYLQKEMGVKFPVPKKTFLSDNEIRQTMMKEFREFSWVHIMKNGSKITINPQLAPKIEPVPKVNKNQHLVANNSGVVTHFQIERGVRQVEQNMTVHKGDILVSGVLQHGEKEIVIGAEGEVFVDYWLETSFTVPKTIEIEVLDDHGWKYDVNWEKIGTAIEQMSIEPLKSVVTYKPYRMFHKKKEKISEKDVETIILPLLHEKMISSLPLETAIKAEKLLHVNSDDDTVKGKVLYLINENIAQPHPIHQGE; translated from the coding sequence ATGAGTAAATCCTATAAAAAGCTAATAACGATTAAACTAAAGCAATCTAAAGAAGCAAGCACTTTTATTATGCTGCTGAAAGAGCATAAAATCCGAGTTTTTCATTTAACTTTTAAACAGAGCGAAATAACTTTCCAAGTAGCGCATAGTAATTTGTCTTTACTGCGCAAACTAAGAAAAAAAGCGAAAGTAAAAATTACAATCCGTTACAGCGAGCCGGAAAGAATTCTGCAAAAAGATATGGTTACGTATATTGGTATCATCATGTTAATCATCCTGCCGATTATACTATCCCGGTTTGTATGGCAAGTCGAAGTTGATGCCGCCACGATCGAACTGGAAGATGAAGTGGCACTCTATTTGCAAAAGGAAATGGGTGTGAAGTTTCCTGTACCGAAAAAAACGTTTTTATCCGATAATGAAATCCGACAGACGATGATGAAGGAGTTTCGGGAGTTTTCATGGGTACATATTATGAAAAATGGAAGTAAAATTACGATTAATCCGCAATTGGCGCCAAAGATTGAGCCGGTTCCAAAAGTGAACAAGAACCAGCATTTAGTTGCGAACAACAGCGGGGTCGTCACTCATTTCCAAATTGAACGCGGTGTTCGTCAAGTTGAACAAAATATGACAGTACACAAGGGCGATATTCTCGTTTCAGGTGTGCTGCAGCATGGTGAAAAAGAAATCGTTATTGGTGCTGAAGGCGAAGTGTTTGTTGATTACTGGCTTGAAACATCGTTTACCGTTCCTAAAACAATCGAAATTGAAGTATTGGATGACCATGGCTGGAAGTATGACGTGAACTGGGAGAAAATCGGGACAGCGATCGAACAGATGTCTATTGAACCGTTGAAGTCTGTTGTGACGTATAAGCCTTATCGAATGTTTCATAAAAAAAAGGAAAAGATAAGTGAAAAGGATGTAGAAACAATTATCTTGCCATTATTGCATGAAAAGATGATTTCTTCATTACCGCTTGAAACCGCTATAAAAGCAGAAAAACTTTTGCACGTCAACAGTGATGATGATACAGTTAAGGGGAAAGTCTTGTATTTAATTAATGAAAATATCGCACAACCACATCCAATTCACCAAGGAGAATGA
- a CDS encoding PhoH family protein yields MSEKYVELQIDNPNEAVMLLGMSDANITLIEETYSVQIITRGEVIQIAGDDLEKKNQAYAVLEALLKVIRKNINIDQRDVSTAIEMASKGTIEYYAELYDEEIARNTKGKPIRAKTIGQREYIRAIRHKDLIFGIGPAGTGKTYLAVVMATQALKNGHVKRIILTRPAVEAGESLGFLPGDLKEKVDPYLRPLYDALHDIYGQEQTQRLIERGTIEIAPLAYMRGRTLDDAFVILDEAQNTTHQQMKMFLTRLGFGSKMVITGDKTQIDLPKNTESGLIIAERTLRYVKDIHFQILEQGDVVRHPLVARVIQAYTEQEL; encoded by the coding sequence ATGTCAGAAAAATATGTTGAGCTCCAAATCGACAATCCGAATGAAGCTGTAATGCTTTTAGGAATGTCAGATGCAAATATAACATTGATTGAAGAAACTTATAGCGTACAAATTATTACGCGTGGGGAAGTCATACAAATTGCAGGCGATGATTTAGAAAAGAAAAATCAAGCATATGCAGTTTTGGAAGCGTTATTGAAAGTTATTCGAAAAAATATTAATATCGATCAGCGTGATGTATCAACAGCAATTGAAATGGCCAGTAAAGGCACAATTGAATATTATGCGGAGTTATATGATGAAGAAATTGCGCGTAATACAAAAGGCAAGCCGATACGTGCAAAAACTATCGGACAGCGCGAATACATCCGTGCAATCCGTCATAAAGACCTGATTTTCGGAATTGGACCAGCCGGAACCGGTAAAACGTATTTAGCGGTTGTGATGGCCACACAGGCATTAAAAAATGGTCATGTAAAACGTATAATCTTAACACGTCCTGCCGTTGAAGCGGGAGAGTCATTAGGATTTTTACCGGGGGATTTGAAGGAAAAAGTCGATCCGTATTTACGTCCGCTTTATGACGCCTTACATGATATTTATGGACAGGAACAGACGCAGCGCCTAATTGAGCGTGGGACGATTGAAATCGCGCCGTTAGCATATATGCGTGGCCGTACATTGGATGATGCGTTCGTCATTTTAGACGAAGCTCAAAATACAACACATCAGCAAATGAAAATGTTTTTAACGCGTTTAGGTTTTGGCTCGAAAATGGTCATTACAGGCGATAAAACACAGATTGATTTACCTAAAAACACGGAATCCGGTCTAATTATTGCAGAGCGTACATTACGCTATGTAAAAGACATCCACTTCCAAATACTTGAGCAAGGCGATGTAGTCCGTCACCCATTAGTAGCGAGAGTAATACAGGCTTACACGGAGCAGGAATTATAA
- a CDS encoding PhoH family protein, with translation MPKAKRQAQGDVVRHPLVARVIQAYTEQEL, from the coding sequence GTGCCGAAAGCGAAGCGTCAGGCACAAGGTGATGTAGTCCGTCACCCATTAGTAGCGAGAGTCATCCAGGCTTACACAGAGCAGGAATTATAA
- a CDS encoding HD family phosphohydrolase has product MIIERFNKLIQLISFRALLIIVLAATALLQFFLMIDNVRGVTYDIQLTELSPETIRSSKTVEDTVKTEIERGNAEKAVDPVYIYKDEVPSQRATFVTTIFDIALEVKKDIAKAEEEIPQAEQIKMLRSALKDIFENQQNLILSDAQLLNVLSASQANLESTRDALATLVEVNLNYPLRKDSLLPYRNELESKIRQQPSISEGLMSLAIVIGRAAIVETEVLDDEKTEIAKQQAKEAVEPTRILQGQIIVQEGEVITREIYRQLELLGMLDSEESIKPIAGLIIMILLQMSFLFVLFDRSEKDIASKRNELLVTIIVYAIALIMMKLIALISTNFDLMIAFIFPSALATMLVRVLANDRTASIVTIITAASAGIIFHEGLSGILQMDTALYILFGGFASIIFMRSLEKRTDILQAVGIVTLVNIVFIAFYILMGQSGYGMKEVAFYVAAAIISGLLSGALMMGLLPYFESAFGLLSVVRLIELSNPNHPLLKKILTETPGTYHHSIMVANLAEAACEAIGADGLLARVGCYYHDVGKTRRPLFFIENQMGTNPHDTMAPESSAEIIIAHTTDGAELLRKHKMPQEIIDICLQHHGTSTLKYFLFKAKEEGKELDESIFRYPGPKPQTKEAAIISIADSVEAAVRSMQQPNAEKIQKLVQSIIQDRVQDDQFDECDISLKELKKIEDVLCETLNGTFHSRIEYPKE; this is encoded by the coding sequence ATGATCATAGAAAGATTTAACAAGCTCATCCAACTAATCAGCTTTCGCGCACTGTTAATCATCGTACTCGCGGCTACTGCACTTCTGCAGTTTTTCCTGATGATTGATAATGTTCGTGGCGTTACATATGATATCCAGCTAACTGAATTATCACCGGAAACCATTCGTTCATCTAAGACAGTGGAAGATACGGTAAAGACAGAAATAGAAAGGGGAAATGCGGAGAAAGCCGTAGATCCTGTATACATATATAAAGATGAGGTACCAAGTCAGCGTGCAACTTTTGTGACAACCATTTTTGATATTGCATTAGAAGTGAAGAAAGATATTGCAAAGGCAGAGGAAGAAATACCTCAGGCTGAACAAATAAAAATGCTGCGTTCAGCGTTAAAAGATATTTTTGAGAACCAGCAAAACCTGATTTTATCAGATGCACAGTTGCTTAATGTATTGAGTGCATCACAAGCAAATCTTGAATCTACACGTGATGCATTAGCGACATTGGTCGAAGTGAACTTAAATTATCCGCTTCGTAAAGATAGCTTGCTGCCATACCGAAATGAACTGGAAAGTAAGATTCGTCAGCAGCCTTCAATTTCTGAAGGGTTAATGAGTTTGGCAATCGTTATTGGTCGTGCAGCGATCGTTGAAACTGAAGTACTCGATGATGAAAAAACGGAGATTGCCAAACAGCAGGCAAAGGAAGCGGTTGAGCCGACACGTATTTTGCAAGGACAGATTATTGTCCAGGAAGGCGAAGTCATTACACGCGAAATTTACCGCCAGCTTGAATTGTTAGGGATGCTGGACAGTGAGGAATCGATTAAACCGATTGCCGGGCTGATTATTATGATATTACTGCAAATGTCTTTCCTTTTCGTCCTGTTTGATCGGTCGGAAAAAGACATTGCTTCAAAACGTAATGAACTGCTCGTTACGATCATCGTTTATGCAATTGCGTTAATTATGATGAAACTGATCGCGCTCATTTCTACGAATTTCGATCTGATGATTGCCTTTATTTTCCCGTCAGCGTTAGCGACAATGCTTGTCCGCGTGTTGGCTAATGACCGCACTGCAAGTATTGTGACAATCATTACGGCTGCATCTGCAGGGATCATCTTTCATGAAGGATTATCAGGTATTTTACAGATGGATACAGCGCTTTACATTTTATTTGGGGGGTTCGCATCAATTATCTTCATGCGCAGCCTGGAAAAACGGACAGACATTTTGCAGGCGGTTGGTATCGTAACGCTTGTCAACATTGTATTTATCGCATTTTATATACTAATGGGACAGTCAGGTTACGGAATGAAGGAAGTTGCATTTTACGTTGCTGCAGCCATTATTTCGGGATTATTATCCGGTGCTTTAATGATGGGGCTTCTACCGTATTTCGAATCGGCTTTCGGCCTTTTATCAGTTGTGCGTCTAATTGAATTATCGAATCCGAATCACCCGCTGTTAAAGAAAATTTTGACGGAAACACCTGGTACGTATCACCATAGTATAATGGTTGCGAATCTGGCTGAAGCGGCATGTGAAGCAATCGGTGCTGATGGCTTGCTGGCAAGAGTCGGTTGCTATTATCATGATGTAGGGAAAACACGAAGACCTTTATTTTTCATTGAAAACCAAATGGGGACAAATCCTCATGATACGATGGCACCCGAAAGTAGTGCGGAAATAATTATTGCGCATACTACAGATGGGGCAGAGCTCTTGCGAAAGCATAAAATGCCTCAGGAAATCATAGATATTTGTCTACAGCATCACGGGACAAGCACATTGAAATACTTTTTGTTTAAGGCTAAGGAAGAAGGGAAAGAATTGGACGAAAGTATATTCAGATACCCGGGTCCAAAGCCACAGACGAAAGAGGCCGCGATAATCAGTATTGCGGACAGTGTGGAAGCGGCAGTCCGTTCGATGCAGCAGCCAAATGCAGAGAAAATACAGAAGCTTGTACAATCGATTATCCAGGATCGTGTACAGGATGACCAGTTTGATGAATGTGATATTTCGCTAAAAGAACTGAAAAAGATAGAAGACGTATTATGTGAAACATTGAATGGAACGTTCCACTCGCGTATTGAATATCCAAAGGAATAG
- the ybeY gene encoding rRNA maturation RNase YbeY produces MLLIDFLDETNEVQQSHLELVEKLLQHAAEQEGIEDGSEVSVTFVTNEAIHEINREYRDKDQPTDVISFALEEMGEGELQIIGEGIPRVLGDIIISTDRTREQAAEYGHTFERELGFLAVHGFLHLLGYDHMTPEDEKVMFGKQDEILQSYGLGRDMNERP; encoded by the coding sequence ATGTTATTAATTGATTTTTTAGATGAAACAAATGAAGTGCAACAATCCCACTTAGAATTAGTGGAAAAATTACTCCAGCATGCAGCGGAGCAGGAAGGTATCGAGGATGGCTCGGAAGTGTCAGTTACGTTTGTGACTAATGAAGCGATCCATGAAATTAACCGTGAATACCGTGATAAGGACCAGCCTACTGATGTTATTTCTTTTGCATTGGAAGAAATGGGTGAAGGGGAACTGCAAATTATCGGTGAAGGGATTCCGCGCGTTTTAGGAGATATTATCATCTCGACAGACCGTACACGTGAACAGGCAGCTGAATATGGCCATACGTTTGAACGTGAGCTTGGCTTCTTGGCTGTCCATGGGTTTTTGCACTTGCTAGGCTATGATCATATGACACCGGAAGATGAAAAAGTGATGTTCGGGAAACAAGATGAGATTTTACAGTCATACGGCCTAGGTCGTGATATGAATGAACGTCCGTAA
- a CDS encoding diacylglycerol kinase family protein gives MNVRKFFRSFRYAMEGIVTAVHEQNFRFHLVSAIVVIMAGFLTGLSIVEWCIIILVIAFVIGTELINTAIERVVDLASPEIHPLAKQAKDVAAGAVLVFALASVIIGLLIFLPKWF, from the coding sequence ATGAACGTCCGTAAATTTTTTCGTTCTTTTCGTTATGCAATGGAAGGAATCGTTACGGCTGTACATGAACAAAATTTCAGATTTCACTTAGTGAGTGCCATCGTTGTCATTATGGCAGGCTTCTTGACGGGGCTATCGATCGTCGAATGGTGTATCATCATTTTAGTCATAGCTTTTGTCATAGGAACCGAGCTGATCAACACGGCAATCGAGCGTGTAGTGGATTTGGCATCACCGGAAATTCATCCGCTCGCCAAGCAGGCTAAGGATGTTGCGGCAGGTGCCGTACTTGTTTTTGCGCTCGCAAGTGTTATAATCGGACTACTCATATTTTTACCAAAATGGTTTTAA